A genomic region of Cuculus canorus isolate bCucCan1 chromosome 24, bCucCan1.pri, whole genome shotgun sequence contains the following coding sequences:
- the GUCA1B gene encoding guanylyl cyclase-activating protein 2 produces MGQQFTNAQGEQREMDVAELQEWYKKFVVECPSGTLFMHEFKQFFGVQDNQEAAEYIENMFRAFDKNGDNTIDFLEYVAALNLVLRGKLEHKLRWTFKVYDKDGNGCIDKPELLEIVESIYKLKKVCRSEVEERTPLLTPEEVVDRIFQLVDENGDGQLSLDEFIDGARKDKWVMKMLQMDVNPGGWISEQRRKSALF; encoded by the exons atgggaCAGCAGTTCACCAATGCACAAGGGGAACAAAGGGAGATGGATGTTGCCGAATTGCAGGAATGGTACAAGAAGTTTGTAGTTGAATGTCCCAGTGGGACCCTCTTCATGCATGAATTCAAGCAGTTCTTCGGGGTCCAGGATAaccaggaagctgcagagtaTATTGAAAACATGTTCAGAGCTTTTGATAAGAATGGG GATAACACCATTGATTTTCTGGAATATGTAGCTGCCTTGAATCTCGTTTTACGAGGAAAACTGGAACACAAGCTGAGGTGGACATTCAAAGTGTATGACAAGGATGGGAATGGCTGCATAGATAAACCTGAGCTGCTGGAAATTGTTGAG TCTATCTACAAGCTGAAGAAAGTGTGTCGGtcagaggtggaggagaggaCCCCACTGCTCACCCCAGAGGAAGTTGTGGACAGGATATTTCAGTTGGTGGATGAGAATGGAGATG GGCAGTTGTCTCTTGATGAATTCATTGACGGGGCCAGGAAAGACAAGTGGGTGATGAAGATGTTGCAAATGGATGTAAACCCTGGGGGCTGGATCTcggagcagaggagaaagagcGCTTTGTTTTGA